From a region of the Rhodococcus sp. 4CII genome:
- a CDS encoding VOC family protein, whose amino-acid sequence MPDRPSLTGAPCWIDLTSSDPQQVIPFYTGLFGWNSDTNEDPQYGGYSIFSSKGKPIAGLGPQQQGNPYGNVWTTYIASEDAEATAAKAAAAGGQVMMPAMTVGDQGTMAILGDPAGAVIGVWQADQHSGFGLVDEPGAPVWHETLSRDYAAALPFYADVFGWTYQTLGDTDEFRYSQANLGDRTVAGIMDAGSFLPEGSPSFWQFYIGVEDTDAAVAKVTELGGSVRREPEDTPFGRLASVADPLGAAFQITTLQS is encoded by the coding sequence ATGCCCGACCGTCCGTCCCTCACCGGGGCTCCCTGCTGGATCGATCTCACCAGTTCCGACCCACAACAGGTCATTCCGTTCTACACGGGGCTGTTCGGGTGGAACTCCGACACCAACGAGGATCCGCAGTACGGCGGTTACTCCATCTTCAGCAGCAAAGGCAAACCCATTGCGGGGCTGGGCCCCCAGCAGCAGGGGAACCCGTACGGGAACGTCTGGACCACGTACATCGCGTCCGAGGACGCCGAGGCCACCGCAGCGAAGGCCGCCGCGGCCGGCGGCCAGGTGATGATGCCCGCGATGACCGTCGGCGACCAGGGCACGATGGCCATTCTCGGCGATCCCGCCGGCGCCGTCATCGGCGTGTGGCAGGCCGATCAGCACAGCGGCTTCGGACTGGTCGACGAACCCGGCGCACCCGTCTGGCACGAAACGCTGTCCCGCGACTACGCGGCGGCACTCCCCTTCTACGCGGACGTCTTCGGCTGGACTTACCAGACCCTCGGCGACACAGACGAATTCCGCTACTCCCAGGCCAACCTCGGCGACCGCACCGTCGCCGGCATCATGGACGCCGGCTCGTTCCTGCCCGAGGGTTCCCCCTCGTTCTGGCAGTTCTACATCGGCGTCGAGGACACCGATGCAGCGGTCGCGAAGGTGACCGAACTGGGGGGCAGCGTCCGGCGTGAACCGGAGGACACCCCGTTCGGACGGCTCGCGTCCGTCGCCGATCCCCTCGGCGCCGCATTCCAGATCACCACGTTGCAGTCCTGA
- a CDS encoding DUF3060 domain-containing protein, translated as MHNLRRSGFRAAATIACLVVVAAASGGCGRDAAHDSEPARGDGSAVELNSGGDCAGRDVIVNKDGAGVVLDGECGTVTIEANGVSANVARSNAVIVRGQDTGLVGGQTGTLTIAGRSNSATIDVVESIDLQGNAVTVLGTQAERISVGGSGNSVNVDDSGAMTVSGNDNVVRAVSLDSLDVSGSNNTVDWDSGATAAAADTGSANRLTPPGA; from the coding sequence ATGCACAACCTCCGGCGGAGCGGTTTCCGCGCCGCGGCCACGATCGCCTGTCTGGTGGTGGTGGCCGCGGCGTCCGGCGGGTGCGGACGGGACGCCGCGCACGACAGCGAACCGGCCCGAGGCGACGGCTCCGCGGTGGAACTGAACTCGGGCGGCGATTGCGCGGGCCGCGACGTGATCGTGAACAAGGACGGCGCCGGGGTCGTGCTCGACGGTGAATGCGGCACCGTCACGATCGAGGCCAACGGCGTCTCGGCGAACGTGGCCAGGTCGAACGCGGTGATCGTGCGCGGTCAGGACACCGGGCTCGTCGGCGGGCAGACCGGAACTCTCACCATAGCGGGGCGCAGCAACAGTGCCACCATCGACGTCGTCGAGTCGATCGACCTGCAGGGCAACGCCGTGACCGTGCTCGGCACGCAGGCGGAGCGGATCTCGGTCGGCGGAAGTGGGAACTCCGTGAACGTCGACGACTCCGGGGCGATGACGGTGAGCGGTAACGACAACGTCGTGCGCGCCGTGTCGCTCGACTCCCTCGACGTCTCCGGTTCCAACAACACGGTCGACTGGGATTCCGGTGCGACGGCCGCGGCGGCCGACACGGGCTCGGCGAACCGGCTCACCCCGCCCGGCGCGTGA
- a CDS encoding cytochrome P450 codes for MPKVLAAPPPESALLPISGNAGFPVIGHSLDYFRDPMGLLQSRWDRYGPVSWLSMAGKRWVTVLGPDGCQEILQNKERAFVNSDGWSVLIGPFFHRGLMLLDGDEHLAHRRIMQQAFTRDRLSRYTEALHPAVERGLDAWQPALGFTAYPALKELTLDLATSIFMGGAEGSTHREMAEINKAFVDCVQAATSVVRYPLPGTRWKRGIDGRARLEDFFRRYLPARRADAGDDLFSALCHIESDEGRRFGDDDVVNHMIFLLMAAHDTSTITLSTMMQYLGQHPEWQERCRRQSAALGTTTPTYDQLDELTDLDLVMKECLRLVPPVPVVARRAVKDTEVLGCYIPRGTYMSVVVHFTHHMPEYWPDPERFDPERFAPERREDKVHRFAWEPFGGGVHKCLGMHFAGAEIKTVMHHLLQRFDWQVSPDYIAPLNYTSLPFPSDGQPVDLYHRIH; via the coding sequence ATGCCCAAAGTTCTCGCTGCTCCCCCACCGGAAAGTGCCCTGCTACCCATCTCGGGCAATGCCGGATTCCCTGTCATCGGACACTCGCTCGACTACTTCCGCGACCCGATGGGACTGCTGCAGAGCCGCTGGGATCGTTACGGTCCCGTGTCCTGGCTGAGCATGGCCGGCAAGAGGTGGGTCACCGTGCTCGGGCCGGACGGCTGCCAGGAGATCCTGCAGAACAAGGAACGGGCATTCGTCAACAGCGACGGGTGGAGCGTGCTGATCGGGCCGTTCTTCCACCGCGGCCTCATGCTCCTCGACGGCGACGAACACCTCGCGCATCGGCGGATCATGCAGCAGGCGTTCACCCGCGACCGGTTGTCGCGCTACACCGAGGCACTCCATCCCGCGGTCGAGAGGGGACTCGACGCCTGGCAGCCCGCCCTCGGGTTCACCGCGTACCCCGCACTGAAGGAACTGACGCTGGATCTCGCCACGAGCATCTTCATGGGCGGTGCCGAGGGGTCGACGCACCGGGAGATGGCCGAGATCAACAAAGCCTTCGTCGACTGCGTGCAGGCCGCCACCTCTGTGGTGCGGTACCCACTGCCCGGAACCCGGTGGAAACGCGGCATCGACGGACGCGCGCGCCTCGAGGACTTCTTCCGTCGCTACCTGCCCGCCCGGCGCGCGGATGCAGGCGACGATCTGTTCTCCGCGCTCTGCCACATCGAGTCCGACGAGGGCAGGCGGTTCGGCGACGACGACGTCGTCAACCACATGATCTTCCTGCTGATGGCCGCCCACGACACGTCCACGATCACCCTGTCGACGATGATGCAGTACCTCGGCCAGCATCCCGAATGGCAGGAGCGTTGCAGGCGGCAGTCGGCGGCGCTCGGCACGACCACCCCGACCTACGACCAACTCGACGAACTCACCGACCTGGACCTCGTGATGAAGGAGTGCCTGCGCCTCGTCCCACCGGTGCCGGTGGTCGCCCGCCGGGCAGTGAAGGACACCGAGGTGCTCGGCTGCTACATCCCACGGGGAACGTACATGTCCGTGGTCGTGCACTTCACGCACCACATGCCCGAGTACTGGCCCGACCCGGAGAGGTTCGACCCCGAGCGGTTCGCACCCGAACGCCGCGAGGACAAGGTGCACCGGTTCGCATGGGAACCGTTCGGCGGCGGCGTGCACAAATGCCTGGGAATGCATTTTGCCGGCGCCGAGATCAAGACGGTCATGCATCACCTGCTGCAGCGATTCGACTGGCAGGTGAGCCCCGATTACATCGCCCCGCTGAACTACACCTCGCTGCCGTTCCCCTCCGACGGCCAACCCGTGGACCTGTATCACCGCATCCACTGA
- a CDS encoding alpha-hydroxy-acid oxidizing protein — MSASENQDSPGRARQNLIYRDGVLGRTPTVPADFDTLERRARKKMSAKGWAYVHGGAGLGRTMQANRDAFDKWQIVPRVLRDVSRRDIGVELFGRRIPAPVLLAPVGAAELARPEADVAIAAAAAELGVPYIFSNQGCAPMEESAAAMGDAPRWFQLYWSTDDELVDSLLQRAENIRADAVVVTLDTTMLGWRPEDLNLGSLPFAQGQGIAQYTSDPVFRRIVHDRIKAAAKKPDVEVTLGAIRSLVSMTRRFPGRFLDNLRSPEPRAAVETFLDIYSRPSLSWADIETLRSRTSLPILLKGVLHPDDARRALDAGVDGLVVSNHGGRQVDGSVSSLDALVDIAPVVDGRLTLLLDSGIRTGADVFKALALGADAVTLGRPHLYGLALAGQAGARDATANVIAEFDLTMGLSGLTSVAEIDRDALRRA, encoded by the coding sequence ATGTCTGCGAGCGAGAACCAGGACAGCCCGGGCCGGGCCCGTCAGAATCTGATCTACCGCGACGGCGTTCTCGGGCGCACGCCCACCGTTCCCGCCGACTTCGACACGCTCGAGCGGCGCGCGCGAAAGAAGATGAGCGCGAAGGGCTGGGCCTACGTGCACGGCGGCGCCGGACTGGGTCGCACGATGCAGGCCAACCGGGACGCGTTCGACAAGTGGCAGATCGTTCCCCGGGTGCTGCGCGACGTCTCGCGGCGCGACATCGGCGTGGAACTGTTCGGGCGCCGGATTCCGGCGCCGGTGCTGCTCGCTCCCGTCGGCGCGGCCGAACTGGCGAGGCCGGAGGCCGACGTGGCCATCGCCGCGGCCGCCGCGGAACTGGGTGTGCCGTACATCTTCTCCAACCAGGGCTGCGCCCCGATGGAGGAGAGCGCGGCGGCGATGGGGGATGCGCCCCGGTGGTTCCAGCTGTACTGGAGCACGGACGACGAGCTCGTGGACAGCCTGCTCCAGCGCGCGGAGAACATTCGCGCGGACGCGGTCGTCGTGACCCTCGACACGACGATGCTCGGCTGGCGACCGGAAGACCTCAACCTCGGCTCGCTGCCGTTCGCTCAGGGGCAGGGGATCGCGCAGTACACGTCCGACCCGGTGTTCCGCAGAATCGTGCACGACCGGATCAAGGCTGCGGCCAAGAAGCCGGACGTCGAGGTGACGCTCGGCGCGATCCGGTCGCTGGTGTCGATGACCCGGCGCTTCCCGGGCCGCTTCCTCGACAACCTCCGCTCGCCGGAACCCAGGGCCGCCGTGGAGACGTTCCTCGACATCTATTCCCGTCCGTCGTTGAGCTGGGCAGACATCGAGACCCTGCGCAGCCGGACGTCGCTCCCGATCCTCCTGAAGGGCGTGCTCCACCCCGACGACGCCCGGCGTGCACTCGACGCGGGAGTCGACGGCCTCGTCGTGTCGAATCACGGTGGGCGACAGGTGGACGGCAGCGTGTCGTCGCTGGACGCACTCGTCGACATCGCGCCCGTCGTCGACGGCCGCTTGACGCTGCTCCTCGACAGCGGAATCCGCACGGGAGCAGACGTCTTCAAGGCCCTCGCGCTCGGTGCGGACGCGGTGACGCTCGGCCGGCCCCACCTGTACGGTCTGGCCCTCGCGGGTCAGGCCGGCGCGCGGGACGCGACGGCCAACGTGATCGCCGAATTCGACCTCACGATGGGGCTCAGCGGGCTGACGTCGGTGGCCGAGATCGACCGCGACGCGCTGCGCCGGGCGTAG
- a CDS encoding alpha/beta hydrolase family protein, giving the protein MFRGKLRTAAVAAVTVVSLGLGGAVATADPIVDTGHALGSATAPNGSTLDDVTVIDPRHLTLHVFSASMQRVVPVHVQRPADTSAPRPTLYFLDGEVRREKTDVEEFLSDQNVNVVSPSGGENAYWTDWKSPDPVMGVNKWKTFMTQELPPVVDAALGTNGVNALAGMSRVGTAALQLAIAAPGLFRGVAAYSGCALTSDPLGQLFIKITMDNYGYGSPVNMYGEPDDPAWAANDPYVHADKLRGTELFLSNGNGLPGRHETLAGPGIDGNVATLARQIYAGGPIEAVTNYCTHRFTDRLGELGIPATESFRNSGTHSWGYWQDDLHDSWPVLARALGV; this is encoded by the coding sequence ATGTTTCGGGGGAAATTGCGCACAGCGGCAGTCGCGGCCGTCACCGTGGTGTCCCTCGGCCTCGGCGGCGCCGTCGCGACCGCCGATCCTATCGTCGACACCGGCCACGCGCTCGGTTCCGCGACGGCGCCCAACGGGTCGACGCTCGACGACGTCACCGTGATCGATCCGAGACATCTGACGCTGCACGTCTTCTCGGCGTCGATGCAGAGGGTCGTGCCGGTGCACGTCCAGCGCCCCGCCGATACGAGTGCGCCGAGGCCCACGCTGTACTTCCTCGACGGTGAGGTTCGACGGGAGAAGACCGATGTCGAAGAGTTCCTCTCGGATCAGAACGTCAACGTCGTCAGCCCTTCCGGCGGCGAGAACGCGTATTGGACGGACTGGAAGAGCCCCGATCCGGTGATGGGGGTGAACAAGTGGAAGACCTTTATGACCCAGGAACTTCCACCGGTGGTCGACGCCGCCCTCGGCACCAACGGGGTCAACGCGCTGGCCGGGATGTCGCGGGTGGGCACCGCGGCTCTGCAGCTGGCGATCGCCGCTCCCGGACTGTTCCGCGGCGTGGCCGCCTACAGCGGTTGCGCCCTGACCAGTGATCCGCTCGGTCAGCTCTTCATCAAGATCACCATGGACAACTACGGTTACGGCAGTCCCGTCAACATGTATGGCGAGCCGGACGATCCGGCGTGGGCGGCCAACGATCCCTACGTCCATGCCGACAAGTTGCGGGGAACCGAACTGTTCCTCTCCAACGGCAACGGGCTGCCGGGACGCCACGAGACCCTGGCCGGTCCCGGGATCGACGGCAACGTCGCCACGCTCGCCCGTCAGATCTACGCGGGTGGACCCATCGAAGCGGTGACCAACTACTGCACGCATCGATTCACGGATCGCCTGGGCGAATTGGGAATACCTGCAACCGAAAGTTTCCGTAACTCGGGTACACACTCGTGGGGGTACTGGCAGGACGACCTTCACGATTCCTGGCCGGTGCTCGCTAGGGCGCTGGGAGTGTGA
- a CDS encoding DUF1524 domain-containing protein produces the protein MTFPPPSSPVTRRKWPWITGGIVVAVAVFSFLSPAQDDQSAQATAASAAATPAVATSTTASVASSSSTPVPVSSALALSPIEPAVADGADATAALQQLAGLDIKGRAPKTGYDRDLFGQAWTDDVTVEGGHNGCDTRNDILGRDLEQIVFKPGTHDCAVQTGTLHDPYTGTTIAFVRGEGTSNAVQIDHVVALSDAWQKGAQQLDTATRVNFANDPRNLEAVDGPANQQKSDGDAATWLPPNKSYRCTYVADQVAVKAAYGLWVTQAEHDAIARVLQDCGAATPAAAPVPTTSTVPEPAPAPVPAPAPAPVPFVDTASPSDVYYKNCAAARAAGAAPVHIGEPGYGTHLDRDGDGVGCE, from the coding sequence ATGACCTTCCCCCCGCCCTCGTCGCCCGTCACTCGCAGGAAGTGGCCCTGGATCACCGGCGGCATCGTCGTAGCCGTGGCTGTGTTCTCGTTCCTCAGCCCCGCACAGGACGACCAATCGGCCCAGGCCACAGCAGCATCCGCGGCCGCGACACCCGCGGTCGCCACGTCGACGACTGCGAGTGTGGCGTCGAGTTCCTCGACACCGGTGCCGGTTTCGTCTGCGCTCGCCCTCTCTCCGATCGAGCCCGCCGTGGCCGACGGCGCCGACGCGACCGCCGCGCTGCAGCAACTCGCCGGTCTCGACATCAAGGGACGCGCACCGAAGACCGGCTACGACCGCGACCTCTTCGGACAGGCGTGGACCGACGACGTCACGGTCGAGGGCGGTCACAACGGCTGCGACACGCGCAACGACATCCTCGGGCGCGATCTCGAGCAGATCGTGTTCAAGCCGGGCACCCACGACTGCGCGGTGCAGACCGGAACGCTGCACGACCCGTACACCGGCACCACCATCGCGTTCGTCCGCGGCGAGGGCACGTCGAACGCCGTGCAGATCGATCACGTCGTCGCGCTGTCCGATGCCTGGCAGAAGGGTGCACAGCAGCTCGACACCGCGACCCGGGTCAACTTCGCGAACGATCCGCGGAACCTCGAGGCCGTCGACGGACCCGCCAACCAGCAGAAATCGGACGGCGACGCCGCCACCTGGCTACCCCCGAACAAGAGTTACCGGTGCACCTATGTGGCCGATCAGGTGGCGGTGAAAGCCGCGTACGGGCTGTGGGTGACCCAGGCCGAGCACGACGCGATCGCCCGGGTCCTGCAGGACTGCGGGGCCGCGACACCGGCCGCGGCGCCCGTCCCGACGACGAGCACGGTGCCCGAACCCGCACCGGCGCCTGTTCCCGCTCCGGCGCCCGCGCCGGTCCCGTTCGTCGACACGGCATCCCCGAGCGACGTCTACTACAAGAACTGCGCTGCAGCCAGGGCTGCCGGTGCGGCACCGGTCCACATCGGCGAGCCGGGCTACGGCACACATCTCGATCGCGACGGCGACGGTGTCGGCTGTGAGTGA
- a CDS encoding HNH endonuclease family protein produces the protein MPRSAVPNTGSIITTVRNKWPWILAGLVIVVLVAMLSPAPDDTLAAGTEPIAPSEVTDAQQIQSAFVALTTLDVKGRAPKTGYDRELFGASWTDNVSVALGHNGCDTRNDILRRDLVDITSRDRTRDCVVQSGTLRDLYTGNIIAFTRGTRTSDAVQIDHVVALSDAWQKGAQLLDAQTRADLANDPRNLQAVDGPTNQRKSDADASTWLPPLAAYRCTYVARQVEVKVAYRLWVTPAEHDAMAAVLTGCGAR, from the coding sequence ATGCCCCGCTCTGCGGTACCGAACACCGGCTCCATCATCACGACCGTCCGGAACAAGTGGCCCTGGATCCTCGCCGGCCTCGTGATCGTGGTTCTCGTCGCGATGCTGTCCCCCGCCCCCGACGACACCCTCGCCGCCGGCACCGAACCGATCGCGCCATCGGAAGTCACTGACGCACAACAGATACAGTCGGCCTTCGTCGCGCTCACCACCCTCGACGTGAAGGGGCGGGCACCCAAGACCGGATACGACCGGGAACTGTTCGGCGCCAGCTGGACCGACAACGTGTCGGTGGCGCTCGGACACAACGGCTGCGACACCCGCAACGACATCCTCCGACGCGACCTCGTCGACATCACCTCACGCGACCGCACCCGCGACTGCGTGGTGCAGTCGGGGACGTTGCGGGATCTGTACACGGGCAACATCATTGCGTTCACCCGGGGCACCAGGACGTCGGACGCGGTGCAGATCGATCACGTGGTGGCGTTGTCGGACGCGTGGCAGAAGGGTGCGCAACTCCTCGACGCCCAGACGCGGGCCGACCTCGCGAACGACCCCCGCAACCTGCAGGCGGTGGACGGCCCGACCAATCAGCGCAAGAGCGACGCCGACGCATCGACGTGGCTGCCCCCGCTGGCGGCGTACCGCTGCACCTACGTGGCACGTCAGGTCGAAGTGAAAGTGGCGTACCGGCTCTGGGTGACACCCGCCGAGCACGACGCGATGGCCGCGGTGCTCACCGGCTGCGGCGCCCGATGA
- a CDS encoding alkaline phosphatase family protein: MTVSAPPLDVYSQATLSALMPSVLASLGVAGEPNRLHLPDSRHTVVLLIDGLGWTLLRRHREHAPFLDGLAGRPIRAGFPTTTATSIASFGTGLPSGSHGITGYQSYVRAVHGTLNWLSWRAGHKGDELTRLVPEVVQPAPTVFERAAADGITCTTVVPAKFDGSGLTRAVLRGGTFRGIHAYGDLIAHVVAASRSGERTLTYCYLSEIDTLGHIYGPGAESWLQQLAVVDRLVEKLVAGLAAAGPGITLHVTADHGMITVDDADKIDFDSTPALSDGVSALAGEPRCRHVHARAGAAHDVASRWRSELGHRMWIGTRDEAVTAGLFGPAVRSEVQDRIGDVVAIAQGGAAVVRRKAESRLSALPGQHGALSDDELLIPLLHTVTP, translated from the coding sequence ATGACCGTTTCGGCGCCGCCGCTCGACGTGTACTCGCAAGCCACGCTGTCGGCCCTCATGCCGTCCGTTCTCGCCTCGCTGGGGGTCGCCGGCGAACCCAACCGGCTGCACCTGCCCGACAGCCGGCACACCGTCGTGCTCCTGATCGACGGGCTGGGCTGGACGCTGCTGCGGCGTCACCGCGAACACGCGCCGTTCCTGGACGGCCTCGCGGGGCGGCCGATCCGGGCCGGGTTCCCCACCACGACGGCCACCAGCATCGCGTCGTTCGGCACCGGACTGCCGTCGGGCAGCCACGGCATCACCGGCTACCAGTCATACGTTCGTGCGGTTCACGGCACGCTCAACTGGCTGTCGTGGCGCGCCGGGCACAAGGGCGACGAACTCACCCGGCTGGTTCCCGAGGTGGTCCAGCCCGCACCCACGGTGTTCGAACGTGCCGCGGCGGACGGCATCACGTGCACGACCGTGGTGCCCGCGAAGTTCGACGGGTCCGGCCTCACCCGCGCCGTCCTCCGCGGCGGCACGTTCCGGGGCATACACGCGTACGGTGACCTCATCGCACACGTCGTCGCCGCCTCCCGGTCCGGCGAACGGACCCTCACGTACTGCTATCTCAGCGAAATCGACACGCTCGGGCACATTTACGGTCCGGGAGCCGAATCCTGGCTGCAGCAGCTCGCCGTCGTCGACCGGCTCGTCGAGAAACTCGTCGCCGGTCTCGCGGCCGCGGGTCCGGGCATCACCCTCCACGTCACCGCCGACCACGGCATGATCACCGTCGACGACGCGGACAAGATCGACTTCGACAGCACGCCGGCGTTGTCGGACGGCGTGTCGGCCCTCGCCGGCGAACCCCGCTGCAGGCACGTCCACGCAAGGGCCGGAGCCGCGCACGACGTCGCCTCCCGGTGGAGGAGCGAACTGGGACACCGCATGTGGATCGGAACGCGGGACGAGGCCGTCACCGCCGGGCTGTTCGGCCCCGCTGTGCGGTCCGAGGTGCAGGACCGCATCGGGGACGTCGTCGCCATCGCGCAGGGCGGTGCCGCCGTGGTGCGGAGGAAGGCGGAATCGAGGCTGTCCGCACTGCCCGGCCAGCACGGCGCCCTCAGCGACGACGAGTTGCTGATCCCCCTGCTCCACACCGTCACCCCGTAA
- a CDS encoding alpha/beta fold hydrolase has translation MVDIARPQLEGTVAVGEGRRLGFAEFGSAQGRAVFWLHGTPGARRQVPMEARAFAEREHVRLIGIDRPGVGSSTPHRYGAVVDFAEDLRTVADTLGIDQMALVGLSGGGPYTLAAAHAMPDRVIAAGILGGVAPTQGPDAIRSGLMDLAVLAAPVLAAGGVPVGLAASSVIRLARPFASPIIDLYGRLSPEGDRRLLARPEFKAMFLDDLLNGGSKQLSAPFADLVLFARDWGFRVNAVKTPVRWWHGDCDHIIPLRHGQHMVALLPDAEFHTMHGESHLGGLGMSEEILRSLLDIWDAKEAQASFGPV, from the coding sequence ATGGTGGATATCGCACGCCCGCAGTTGGAGGGCACAGTCGCCGTAGGCGAGGGGCGTCGGCTCGGCTTCGCGGAATTCGGTTCGGCTCAGGGCAGGGCAGTGTTCTGGCTGCACGGCACACCCGGTGCGCGCAGGCAGGTGCCGATGGAGGCGCGTGCGTTCGCCGAACGTGAGCACGTGCGGCTGATCGGGATCGACCGGCCGGGGGTGGGGTCGTCGACGCCGCACCGGTACGGCGCCGTGGTCGACTTCGCGGAGGACCTGCGCACGGTCGCCGACACCCTGGGCATCGATCAGATGGCGCTCGTCGGACTGTCCGGCGGCGGCCCTTACACGCTGGCGGCGGCGCACGCGATGCCCGATCGGGTGATCGCGGCCGGCATCCTCGGCGGTGTCGCGCCGACGCAGGGACCCGACGCCATCCGCAGCGGTTTGATGGATCTCGCGGTGCTGGCGGCACCGGTGCTGGCGGCGGGCGGCGTCCCGGTCGGGCTGGCGGCGAGTTCCGTCATCAGGCTGGCGAGGCCGTTCGCGTCGCCGATCATCGACCTGTACGGGCGGCTGTCCCCGGAAGGCGACCGCCGCCTGCTCGCGCGGCCGGAGTTCAAGGCGATGTTCCTGGACGATCTGCTCAACGGCGGCAGCAAACAGCTCAGTGCCCCGTTCGCGGACCTCGTACTGTTCGCACGGGACTGGGGATTCCGGGTCAATGCGGTCAAGACCCCCGTGCGCTGGTGGCACGGCGACTGCGACCACATCATCCCCCTCCGGCACGGGCAGCACATGGTTGCGCTGCTCCCGGACGCCGAGTTCCACACGATGCACGGAGAGAGCCATCTCGGCGGTCTGGGCATGTCGGAGGAGATCCTCCGCTCACTCCTGGACATCTGGGACGCCAAGGAGGCGCAGGCGTCGTTCGGTCCGGTGTGA
- a CDS encoding TetR/AcrR family transcriptional regulator produces MSRPARQYRGRSSEERASDRRARLLEAGLKVFGTVGGEKATMTAICAEAKLTERYFYESFRSRDDLLVQVIEGIAAEIGEAARVTLQTVTGDPEVRARAAIATFVDILTTDPRKGRVSIIESAGAEPLRTRRRELLRAFALLVAEESKALYGDRAWSSPQDEITALLFVGGLAELMTAWLNGEIEVSPDQIVDAATYQFTSTAHR; encoded by the coding sequence ATGAGTCGGCCGGCGCGGCAGTACCGCGGACGAAGTTCGGAGGAGCGGGCCTCGGACCGTCGCGCGCGGCTGCTCGAGGCGGGACTGAAGGTGTTCGGCACCGTCGGCGGCGAGAAGGCGACCATGACCGCCATCTGCGCCGAGGCGAAACTGACGGAACGCTACTTCTACGAGAGCTTCCGCAGTCGGGACGACCTGCTGGTGCAGGTGATCGAGGGCATCGCCGCGGAGATCGGGGAGGCCGCGCGGGTCACCCTGCAGACCGTGACCGGTGACCCGGAGGTGCGGGCGCGAGCCGCCATCGCGACGTTCGTCGACATCCTGACGACCGACCCGCGGAAGGGCAGGGTGTCGATCATCGAGTCGGCGGGCGCCGAGCCGCTGCGGACGCGCAGACGCGAATTGTTGCGAGCGTTCGCGCTGCTGGTCGCCGAGGAATCGAAGGCGCTGTACGGCGACCGGGCGTGGTCGTCGCCGCAGGACGAGATCACCGCACTGCTGTTCGTGGGCGGGCTCGCGGAACTCATGACTGCGTGGCTGAACGGCGAGATCGAGGTGTCGCCCGATCAGATCGTCGACGCCGCGACCTACCAGTTCACGTCCACCGCGCACCGCTGA
- a CDS encoding LuxR C-terminal-related transcriptional regulator produces the protein MTTAPDALGHPPHTGEPPLTRTYVKPALSAREVEVLRHWLRGDSKLAVAADLHIALGTVNTHLTRIREKYALVGRDASTKTALLVRALQDGIITIAEL, from the coding sequence ATGACCACTGCACCCGACGCACTCGGGCACCCCCCTCACACCGGCGAACCGCCCCTCACCCGCACCTACGTGAAGCCGGCCTTGTCGGCCCGCGAGGTCGAAGTGCTCCGGCACTGGTTGCGCGGCGACTCCAAACTCGCCGTCGCCGCCGACCTCCACATCGCCCTCGGAACGGTCAATACCCACCTGACCCGGATCCGCGAGAAGTATGCGCTGGTCGGGCGTGACGCGTCGACCAAGACGGCATTGCTCGTGCGGGCGCTTCAGGACGGGATCATTACCATCGCCGAACTCTGA